In Thermococcus sp., the following are encoded in one genomic region:
- a CDS encoding NAD(P)H-dependent oxidoreductase has product MKVKIILGTGREGRESEKVARYLTRKAGKLGFESEMIDVRDYPLCHTHRWKVPPEVERYRKKILEADSLVIVAPEYNGGFPGELKLLLDTLFEEYEALPVGIATVSSVTGGARLLQELKLLATNYRMLPISWVLFYNVGELFEGDELRDEKYRERVERFFERLKKYTLALKPIRNEVRRELG; this is encoded by the coding sequence ATGAAGGTTAAGATAATCCTTGGAACGGGAAGAGAAGGAAGGGAAAGCGAGAAAGTTGCAAGGTACCTCACGAGGAAGGCAGGGAAACTGGGCTTTGAGAGTGAAATGATAGACGTTAGAGATTACCCGCTCTGCCACACCCACCGATGGAAGGTCCCGCCAGAGGTGGAAAGGTATCGAAAAAAGATTCTCGAGGCTGATTCTCTTGTCATCGTTGCCCCCGAGTACAACGGAGGGTTTCCGGGCGAGCTTAAACTTCTCTTGGATACACTCTTTGAGGAGTACGAGGCACTTCCCGTTGGCATTGCCACGGTGTCGAGCGTCACCGGGGGAGCGAGACTCCTCCAGGAGCTCAAACTCCTCGCAACGAACTACAGAATGTTGCCCATTTCATGGGTGCTCTTTTACAACGTCGGCGAGCTCTTTGAGGGAGACGAGCTGAGGGACGAGAAATACCGTGAGAGGGTTGAGAGGTTCTTTGAGAGACTTAAAAAATACACCCTTGCTCTAAAACCGATAAGAAATGAAGTCAGGAGGGAGCTCGGATGA